In the genome of Mycobacterium kansasii ATCC 12478, one region contains:
- a CDS encoding DUF7161 family protein: MRLLDDLSTSDAGHPQEALIGITDVICLDDTPNVMHDLRVASASGLPGGQAVRSLIRQNLRGACRLVGLPLPLMPNTVRINTASVQETTTGGASWRPGRPPLCPRR, translated from the coding sequence ATGCGACTGCTCGATGACCTCTCCACCAGTGATGCCGGCCATCCGCAGGAAGCCCTGATCGGCATAACCGATGTCATCTGTCTCGACGACACCCCGAACGTCATGCACGACCTACGTGTAGCCTCGGCGAGCGGGTTGCCGGGAGGGCAAGCCGTGCGGAGTCTTATCCGACAAAACCTGAGGGGTGCTTGCCGCCTGGTTGGGCTACCCTTGCCCCTTATGCCAAACACCGTGCGCATCAACACTGCCAGCGTGCAGGAGACCACGACGGGCGGAGCGTCCTGGCGGCCGGGACGACCGCCGTTATGCCCCCGGCGATAA